The Shinella zoogloeoides genome contains the following window.
GCGCGGATGGCGTCCGCGATCGGATCGGCCACCGGCTGCTGGACGGCCGGCTGCTGCATGACGGGCTGCTGCATCACCGGCTGGTGCTGCATGACAGGCTGCGGCTGCGGAGCAACGGCGACCGGCTGGATATGCTGCTGGACCGGAACGGCGGCGGAGGGACGGACTACCGGCTTGCTGAGGCTGCGAAAGTCAGCCGAACGACCGGCCACCTCCGAGGCCGAACGGTCGATGCCCGTGGCAACGACGGAGACGCGGATGAGGCCTTCGAGTTCTTCGTCGAAGGTGGCGCCGAGGATGATGTTCGCATCCGGATCGACTTCCTCGCGAATACGGGTCGCAGCTTCGTCGACTTCGAAGAGGGTAAGGTCGCGACCGCCGGTGATCGAGATCAGCAGGCCCTGCGCGCCCTTCATCGAGGTTTCGTCGAGCAGCGGGTTGGCGATAGCGGCTTCGGCAGCGGCCATTGCGCGGCCTTCGCCCGAAGCTTCGCCCGTGCCCATCATGGCGCGGCCCATCTCGCGCATCACCGAGCGGACGTCGGCGAAGTCGAGGTTGATCAGGCCTTCCTTGACCATGAGGTCGGTGATGCAGGCGACGCCCGAATAGAGCACTTGGTCGGCCATCGCGAAGGCGTCGGCGAAGGTGGTCTTGTCGTTGGCGATGCGGAAGAGGTTCTGGTTCGGGATGACGATCAGCGTGTCGACCGACTTCTGGAGTTCCAGTATACCTTCTTCGGCCAGACGCATGCGGCGGCCGCCCTCGAAGTGGAACGGCTTGGTGACGACGCCGACGGTCAGGATGCCCTTGTTGCGGGCGGCCTGTGCGACAATCGGAGCTGCGCCCGTGCCGGTGCCGCCGCCCATGCCGGCGGTGACGAAGCACATGTGGGTGCCGTTGAGGTGATCGATGATCTCATCGATGCACTCTTCGGCGGCCGCGCGGCCGACTTCCGGCTGCGAACCGGCGCCGAGACCTTCGGTGACCTGCACGCCCATCTGGATGATGCGGGTGGCCTTGGTCATGGACAGAGCCTGCGCGTCCGTGTTGGCGACGACGAAATCGACGCCTTCCAGACCGGCGGTGATCATGTTGTTGACCGCGTTGCCGCCGCCGCCGCCGACGCCAAAGACGGTGATGCGGGGCTTCAGCTCGGTGATGTCCGGCTTCTGGAGCTTGATAGTCATTGCCTTGTTCCTTTCGTTTCCGGCTGCGTCGCCCAACCGGTCTATTCCCAAAACTTCGTTGTCGGTCTTTTCCGGCGGCGCGCCGCCGGAAAACCCGTCAGAAACTTTCCTTCAGCCACTGTCCCATGCGGGCGATGCGGCCGTTGCCACCTGTAAGCTGCGAGAGCATGCCGCCCTGCACAGCGTGTTCTTCCAGTTCCGCAACCTGCGGATAGATCATCAGACCCACCGCGGTCGAAAAGGCCGGGCCCTTGGCCGCCGTCGGCAGACCGGACACGCCGAGCGGGCGGCCGATACGGACATTGCGGGCGAGGATGCGGCGCGCCGCTTCCGGCAGGCCGGTAAGCTGGCTTGCGCCGCCCGTCAGCACGATCCTTTTTCCGACGATCGGCGAGAAGCCGGAGCGCTGGATGCGGTCGCGAATGAGTTCGAGCGTTTCCTCGATCCGGGCCCGCACGATGCGCGAGATGAGCGCGCGCGGCACATGGGTCGGCTGGTCGCGGTCGTCCTCGCCGATGGGCGGAACGGTGATGATGTCGCGCTCGTCGCCGGCATTCGGCAGGGCCGAGCCATGCACGACCTTGAGGCGTTCGGCATCCTCGATGCGGGTCGAAAGGCCGCGCGCAAGGTCCGTGGTGACGTGGTGGCCACCGAGCGATACGGCGTCGGAATGCACCAGCTTGCCTTCGGCGAAGACGGAGATCGTCGTCGTGCCGCCGCCCATGTCAATGCAGGCGCAGCCGAGTTCGACTTCGTCGTCGACGAGGGCCGAAAGGCCGCTCGCATAGGGCGTCGCCACCATGCCCTCGACGGAGAGGTGCGCGCGGTTGATGCAGAGTTCGAGGTTCTTCAGCGCGGTGCGCTCGGCCGTCAGCACATGCATGTCGACGCCGAGGACGTCGCCGTACATGGAGAGCGGGTCGCGGATGCCGCGCTCGCCGTCCAGCGAGAAGCCGGTCGGCAGCGAATGGAGAATGGCGCGGTCCTGGCGCAGCGACTGCTGGCCGGCAACGGCAAGCACCTTGCGCAGGTCGTTGGCGTCGACTTCCTGGCCGCCGAGATCGATGGTCGCCGTATAGACGTCGCTCTGCAGGCGGCCTGCGGAAACGTTGACGATCAGGCTCTCGATGGTGAGGCCGGCCATGCGCTCGGCCGCGTCGACGGCAAGGCGCACGACGCTTTCGGCCGCGTCGAGATCGGTGATCACGCCGTTCTTCACGCCGCGGGATTTCTGGTGGCCGATGCCGATGATTTCGACATTGTGCGTGCGGCCCGGCAGGATCTCGCTCTCGGCGCGCGGCGTCAGCCGGCCGATCATGCAGACGACCTTGGTGGAGCCGATGTCGAGGACCGAGACGACGTGAGCCCGCTTGGAAGAAAGCGGCTTCAAGCGCGGCAGGCCGAAATGGGACGAACCGAAAATGCTCATGTGCGCTTCGCTGCCTTCTTCAGGTCCTTTGCCCTCTGCTCGACCGCCGCGTTGCGACGTTCCAGCGCCCCTTCCGTCAGCCGCACCGTGGTGCGGTCCTCAAGCCTCAGATCGACCGCGGCGATATCGCGCTCCAGAAGCCCCTCTTCGCCTTCCAGCGTCGCCAGCACATCCATGGCGCGGGGCACGTTATGCTCCGGCAGCTTCACGACGATGCCGTTGTCGAGGCGCAGGTCCCAGCGGCGGCCGGCGACCCGGATATAGGCCTTCACCCGCGCCTTGATTTCCGGCCAGTTGTCGAACTCGTCGGCAAAGCCGGCGGCGGCCGTCTCGGCGTCGCGGCCCACGAAGAGCGGCAGCGAGGAGAACTTGTTGTCGCGCAGCGGCGCGATCACGGAGCCGTTCTTCTCGATCAGCGACAGGTCGTTGCCGTGCTGCCAGATCGCGAAAGCCTCGCGCTCCTTCAGCGTGATCTGGATGGTGCCCGGATAGATCTTGCGAACGGAGACGTCCTGCACCCAGGGCAGCTCGGCAAGCTTGGTGCGGGCATCCTTGACGTCGAGCGCGACCAGCGAGGTCGTGCCGTCGAGGCCGAGGCGCTCCAGAATATCGATCTCGGAGGTCTCGCGATTGCCGGAGACCTTCACGTCCTCGATGGCGAAGCCGATGGCGGTCGTCGAGGCCTGCGCGAAATCCTGCGAATGACCGCCGAGCGACATGCCGTAAAGGCCCGTCGCGCCAAGGAAGATCGCCGTGGCGGCGCTGCCGGTATGGCGCGGAATATGGATGCGGCCGGCCGCAAGGCTCACCAGGAAACGGACGACCCGGCGTAGCGGGCGCGGCAGCACGCGGCCGGCTTCCGCCTCGGAAGGCCCGACGGGGCGCACCCTGCTCTTCTTGACGCTCAACGTAAGCACGACGCGTCCTCCACCATCCACTTCAAGAATTCACCAAAAGCATGGCCGGCATGCTCGGCCATTTCGGGCACCAGGGAGGTAGGGGTCATGCCGGGCTGGGTGTTGATTTCCAGCCAGACAAGCTCGCCATTCTCGGAGAAACGGTCGTCGTAACGGAAGTCGGAACGGCTGACGCCACGGCACCCGATCGCTTGATGCGCCTTGAGTGCGAGTGTTTGTACTTTTTGGTAAATATTCGGTGAAATTTGCGCCGGGATGACGTGTTTCGAGCCGCCTTTTACGTATTTGGAATCGTAATCGTAGAAGGCGTGCCCCTGCGGCACCACCTCCGTGACGCCGAGCGCCACATCGCCCATGACGCCGCAGGTGAGTTCGCGGCCGTAGATGTAGCGCTCGACCATGACGGCATCACCATAGCGCCATTCCGAGGACGTGATGATCTGCGGCGGATGCGACTGGTCTTCCTTGACCATGACGACGCCGAAGGAGGACCCCTCGCGCACCGGCTTGACCACATAGGGCGGCTTCATCGGATGGGCCGAGGTGAAGTCGAAGCGGTTCATCAGGCGCTGCTCGGCGATCGGAATGCCGGCGGCCTTGGCGACGATCTTCGCCTGCGCCTTGTCCATGGCGAGCGCGGAAGCGAGTACGCCGGAATGGGTATAGGGGATTTCGAGATATTCGAGGATGCCCTGGATGGTGCCGTCCTCGCCGAAGGGACCGTGCAGCGCATTGAAGGCGACGTTCGGCTTCAGCTCGGAAAGCACGCTGGCGATATCGTGGCCGACATCGACGCGGGTGACCTTGTAGCCGACGGCTTCGAGCGCATCGGCGCAAGCGTTCCCCGACGAAAGGCTCACCGGCCGTTCCGACGAAAAACCACCCATCAGCACCGCGACATGCTTCACGCTCATAGAACCCTCGACTGAATTCCGCACTGTGTCCCTCGTCCCTTGTGCGGACCTGATTTTCCTCTGGGTCCGACTCGCCGGGCGAGATGGGACCACTAGAGCGTCATTAAGGTTAATGAAGCGTTTACTTTCGTTAACCCGATGCGCCGCGAGGCAAATTTTCCTCGCTCCGAATCAAGACACTCTCCGATTCTCTCCTTGGAATCAGAGAGTTGCGGCCGTGGCAAGAAAAAGTGCGCCTGTGCGCGAACGGGAAACGAAAAAGGGCCCCGCCATGGCGGAGCCCTTTCATGGTTAGCGAAGCGGATGGAAGGATCAGTCGTCTTCGCCCACGACCTTCCAGATCACGGCGCCGATGACGCCGCCGAGGATCGGCGCGACCCAGAACAGCCAGAGCTGCGAGAGCGCCGCCGTATCGGCAAAGAGCGCGACACCCGTCGAGCGCGCCGGGTTCACCGAGGTATTGGTGACCGGGATCGACACGAGATGGATAAGCGTCAGGCCGAGGCCGATGGCGATGGGCGCAAAGCCCGCCGGCGCGCGGCCGTGGGTCGAGCCGAGAATGATGATGAGGAAGAAGGCCGTCAGCACCACTTCGATGACCAGCGCCGCCGTCAGCGAGTAGCCGCCCGGCGAAAGTTCGCCATAGCCGTTGGAGGCAAAGCCGCCAGCCACGAACCCGGCCTTGCCGGAGGCCACCAGGTAGAGCACGGCGGCGGCCGCGATCGCGCCCACGACCTGCGCCACGATATAGGGCACGAGGCTGGAAGCCGGGAACTTGCCCGCGACCGTGAGGCCGACGGAGACGGCCGGGTTGAAATGGCCGCCGGAAATGCCGCCGACCGCATAGGCCATCGTCAGCACGGTAAGGCCGAAGGCGAAGGCCACGCCGAGAAGGCCGATACCGACCTCCGGGAAAGCGGCGGCGAGAACGGCGCTGCCGCAGCCGCCGAAGACGAGCCAGAACGTACCAAGGAATTCGGCTGAAAGTTTCTTGAACATGAATTGTCCCCTGATCCAGGCCCCGCGCACACGAGGCCTCCTTGCGCAATCAGCGCGCCGCCAAACATAGCATTGCGCAAACTTTACTGAACAGGGGGTGTTTGAGCCGCCGGGCAAAAGCCCGGCAGCCCTGTCGGTCAGGCCGTCGCCCGGCCGAGGAATTCCTTGACCTCGTAGCCCGGCATGAACTTGCCGAGGCGCTTGATCTCCCATTGCAGCATGACGCCGGAATGCTCCAGCACGCGGCTGCGCACGGTCTCGCCGAGATATTCCAGCTCGTAGCCGGTCGCCTGCCCCGTATTGATCATGAAGTTGCAATGCATGGGCGACATCTGCGCGCCGCCGATCATCATGCCGCGGCAACCCGCTTCGTCGATCAGCTTCCAGGCCGAATGCCCCTCGGGGTTCTTGAAGGTCGAACCGCCGGTCTTCTCGCGAATCGGCTGGACGGTCTCGCGGTGCTGGCGCACGGCATCCATCTTCGCACGAATCTCTTCCTTGTCGCCCGCCTGCCCCTGGAAGACGGCGTGGGTGAAGATGAGGCCGGCCGGTGCGGCGGAATGGCGGTAGGTATAGCCCATATCCGCGTTGCTCAGCACATGCTGGCTGCCCTTGCGGTCGACGGCATGGACCTCGACGACGAGATCCTTCGTCTCCCCGCCATTGGCGCCGGCATTCATGCGCAGCGCGCCGCCGATGGAGCCGGGAATGCCGTAGTAGAACTCGAAGCCGGCAATGCCGTGGTCGAGCGCCATGGCGGCGATGTTCTTGTCCGGGCAGATGCCCCCGGCCTTGATGCGGTTCTCGCCGGCAAGCTCGACATCGCCGAAACCCTTGGCCGAAAGGCGAATCACCACGCCGGGAATGCCGCCGTCGCGCACGAGGAGATTCGAGCCGACGCCCGTCACCGTCAGCGGCACCTCTTCCGGCAGCAGCTTGAGGAAGGTCGCGAGGTCTTCGACGTCGTGCGGATGGAACATCAGCTCGGCGAGGCCGCCGGCGCGGAACCAGGTCACGCGGTCCATCGGCGCATCCGGCGTCAGGCGGCCGCGGACCTCCTTGATGCCCTCGCCCAACGACGCCAGAAGTTTTGCCCCATCAACCGTCTTCATGCCACCTCACCCGAAATGCCTGCAAGTTCCTTCGGCAGCGCCTGCGCCCAGTACGTGATGCTGCCAGCCCCCAAGAGAACCACGAAATCGCCGGGCTTTGCAATGCCGGCGACGATCTCGGCCAGCCCTTCGGGCGCGGCCAGGAACCGCGCGTCGCGGTGGCCGCCGGACTTGATGCGCGATACCAGCTCCTCGGCGCTGACGCCCTCGATCGGGTCCTCGCCCGCCGCATAGACCGGCGCGATCAGGATCGTGTCGGCATCGTTGAAGCAGCCGGCGAACTCCTCGAAGAGGCTCGCCACGCGGCTGTAGCGGTGCGGCTGATGCACCGCGACGATCCGGCCCGAGCAGGCTTCCCGCGCCGCGCGCAGCACGGCCTTGATCTCGACCGGATGGTGGCCGTAGTCGTCATAGACGTTCACGCCGTTCCAGCTTCCGGTGAAGGTGAAGCGTCGCTTGACGCCGCCGAAGCTCGCAAGCCCCTTGGCGATGGCGTCGGGCGCGATGCCGAGGCGCTGGGCGACCGCGATGGCGCCCGTCGCGTTGGAAACGTTGTGGCGGCCCGGCATCGGCAGGCGCAGGTCCTTCATGGAAATCACCTGGCCGGTGCGGCGGCGGCGGATTTCCACGTCGAAGACCGAGGTCGCGCCGTCCATGCGAATATTGCCGAAGCGCACGTCTGCCTGCGGGTTTTCGCCATAGGTGATGACCTTGCGGTCCTCGATGCGGCTGACCATGGCCTGCACTTCCGGATGGTCGAGGCACATGACGCCGAAGCCGTAGAACGGCACGTTCTCGACGAACTGGCGGAAGGCCGCGCGCACGGCGTCGAAATTGCCGTAGTGGTCGAGATGTTCCGGGTCGATATTGGTGACGACGGCGACATCCGCCGGCAGTTTCAGGAAGGTGCCGTCCGATTCGTCGGCCTCCACCACCATCCACTCGCCCTCGCCCATGCGGGCATTGGTGCCGTAGGCGTTGATGATGCCGCCATTGATGACGGTCGGGTCCAGCCCGCCGGCCTCCAGCAGCGTCGCGACCATCGAGGTCGTCGTCGTCTTGCCGTGCGTGCCGCCGATAGCGATGGCATTGCGGAAGCGCATCAGCTCGGCGAGCATTTCCGCGCGGCGAACGACGGGCAGCAGCTTTTCGCGCGCCGCGATCAGTTCCGGGTTCGTCTTCTTGATGGCGGTCGAAACGACGACCACTTCGGCATCGCCAAGGTTCTCGGCCTTGTGGCCGACGAAGACCTCGATGCCCTTGTCGCGCAGGCGCTGCACATTGGCGCTGTCCGACTGGTCGGAGCCCTGAACGCGATGGCCGAGATTGTGCAGCACTTCGGCAATACCGCTCATGCCGATGCCGCCAATGCCGATGAAATGAACGAGCCCTATGCTCTGCGGCATCTTCATGGCCGTTCTCCCTTGAATTGTGCGATCGTCTTGCCGCCCGCAATAGCCTCAACCATGGAGGCTAGCAAGCGCGCGGCGTCCGGTTTGCCCGCCTTTCTGGCATTTGCGGCCATGGCGGCCATGCCGGAAGGATCGTGCATCGCCTTGGAAACGATGCTCGAAAGGCGCTCCGTCGAAAGCTCGCTTTGAGCGATCACCTTCGCCCCGCCGCCGGCCGCGAGCACCGCGGCATTGGCCGCCTGATCGTGATCGAGCGCGTGGGGATAGGGCACGAGGATGGAGGGACGGCCGATGACCGAAACCTCCGAGACCGTCGAGGCGCCGGAGCGGCTGACGACGAGATGGGCATGGCCGATGCGCGAAGCCATGTCGGTGAAGAAGGGCGAGACCTCGGCGGGAATGCCGAGATCGGCATAGGAGCGCACCACCTCGTCGCGGTCTTCCGGCCGCGCCTGCTGGGTGATCTTCAGCCGCGCCCGGTCCGCCGGCTCCATGGCCGCAATCGCCGAGGGAATGGCTTTGGAGAAGAACTGCGCGCCCTGGCTACCGCCGAAGACGACGAGGCGGAATTCGCCATCCGCCGACGTCTCATAAGGAATGGTCGCCGCTTCCAGCACGGCCGGACGCACCGGATTGCCCGTCGTCACCGTCTTGTCGGAATAGGACCCGCCCGTCTCCGGCAGGAAGCCGCCGGCAATGGCCTTCACCCTCGCGGCGAGCGCCTTGTTGGCGCGGCCCATCACGGCGTTCTGCTCGTGAATCATCGAGGGAATACCCATGCCCGTCGCGGCCAGCAGCGGCGGCAGGGTCGGATAACCGCCGAAACCGACGACGACCTTCGGCTTCAGCCGCGCCATCAGCTGTCGCGCGGTGCGGATGCCCTTCCAGAGCGTGAAGAGCGATCTGGCGACGCTGACCGGGTTCTTCGAGCCGATGGTCGCGGAGGGGACGATATGGATTTCATCCGCCGGGAACTTGCCGGCGAAACGCTCGGCGCGGCTGTCGGTGACGAGATGCACCGCCCACCCGCCGGCCTTCAGCTCATGCGCAAGCGCCTCTGCGGGAAAGAGATGGCCGCCGGTACCACCGGCGGCGAGAAGAACGATGCCTTTTGTCATGCAAAACCCTTATTCAGCGGGCGCAACGATACCGCCGCGGAAGAGGCTGCGCTCGGAGGCGCGCTTTTCCGGCCGGTGGCGGGTCAGCGCCAGGACGAAGCCGGCCGTCACGCAGATCGCGATCATCGACGAACCGCCATAGGAGATCAGCGGCAGCGTCATGCCCTTGGCCGGCAGCAGTTCAAGGTTCACGCCGATATTGATCATCGACTGGATGCCGAGCTGAAGCACGAGACCGGCAACGGCGAAACGCGTGAAATCGTTGCGCTCCTTGAAGGCATGATTGAGGCCGCGCATCACCACGAAGGCGAAGATCAGCACGATGACCATGCAGAAGATGATGCCGAACTCCTCGGCCGCGACGGAGAAGATGAAGTCGGTATGGCTGTCCGGGATGATGCGCTTGACGGTGCCCTCGCCCGGTCCCTGACCGAACCAGTCGCCGCGAATGATGGCCTCGCGCGCCGTATCCATCTGGAACGTGTCGCCCTCGCCGGTCATGAACTTGTCGATACGCGCCGCCACGTGCGGCAGGAACGTATAGGCCGTCAGCAGGCCGCCGACGCCCGCGCCGCCGAGGATGATGATCCACAGCCAGGGCATGCCGGCCATGAAGAACATGCCGCCCCAGACGGCAGCGGTCAGGATCGTCTGGCCGAGGTCGGGCTGGGCGACGAGCAGCGCCGCGACGATGCCGAACAGGATGATGGCGAAGAGGTTGCCGGGGATTTCCGGCTGGCGGGCATGTTCTGCAAACAGCCATGCGCAGATGACCACGAAGGCCGGTTTCATGAATTCCGACGGCTGGATGGAGAAGCTGCCGATGGAAATCCAGCGCCGCGAGCCCTTGACCTCGACGCCGAAGAACAGCGCCAGAACCATGGCCGCGAGCGAGACGACGAGCAGGATCATCGCCGCCCGGCGCACCTGCCGAGGCGACAGGAACGAGATGCCGAACATGACGGCGATGGCCGGCAGCAGGAACATCGCGTGTCGCTTGACGAAGTGGAAGCTGTCCAGCCCCAGACGCTCAGCCACCGCGGGGCTGGCCGCGAAGGACAGCATGAAGCCGAGGCCCATCAGGAGGATGAAGGCCGCGAGGAAGAACCGGTCTATCGTCCAGAACCAGTCCGCCAATGCACCACGTTCGGCACGACTAACCATGTCTTTTTCCTCGTTAGGCTTCCACCAGCATGGACACGCCCGGCAGCGCCGCCACGTGTTTCACGAAGGCATCGCCCCTGACTTCAAAATTCTTGTACTGGTCGAAGCTTGCGCAGGCCGGGGACAGGAGAACGGCAACGGGGCCGCTGCCATCCTTGCCGGCATCCGCAGCCGCGTCCTCCACGGCGCGCTCCAGCGTGCCGGAAATCTCGAAAGGCACCGCATCGCCAAGCGTCGCGGCAAAGGCCGGTGCCGCCTCGCCGATGAGATAG
Protein-coding sequences here:
- the ftsZ gene encoding cell division protein FtsZ, whose amino-acid sequence is MTIKLQKPDITELKPRITVFGVGGGGGNAVNNMITAGLEGVDFVVANTDAQALSMTKATRIIQMGVQVTEGLGAGSQPEVGRAAAEECIDEIIDHLNGTHMCFVTAGMGGGTGTGAAPIVAQAARNKGILTVGVVTKPFHFEGGRRMRLAEEGILELQKSVDTLIVIPNQNLFRIANDKTTFADAFAMADQVLYSGVACITDLMVKEGLINLDFADVRSVMREMGRAMMGTGEASGEGRAMAAAEAAIANPLLDETSMKGAQGLLISITGGRDLTLFEVDEAATRIREEVDPDANIILGATFDEELEGLIRVSVVATGIDRSASEVAGRSADFRSLSKPVVRPSAAVPVQQHIQPVAVAPQPQPVMQHQPVMQQPVMQQPAVQQPVADPIADAIRASEESLERELAIPAMAPAAVQPAVVHQEEPRLQNRIFAAPVETPVVQRSIPVQQPVQHAPVMQQRVEPAAPIIRQEPQAMRMPKIEDFPPVVQAEIDHRAAQQPMAGTQEERGPMGLLRRLTSSLGRHEETQAVQEQAAPAQQQRRPLSAEASLYAPRRGQLDDHGRANPQPRSLGEDDQLEIPAFLRRQSN
- the ftsA gene encoding cell division protein FtsA, whose translation is MSIFGSSHFGLPRLKPLSSKRAHVVSVLDIGSTKVVCMIGRLTPRAESEILPGRTHNVEIIGIGHQKSRGVKNGVITDLDAAESVVRLAVDAAERMAGLTIESLIVNVSAGRLQSDVYTATIDLGGQEVDANDLRKVLAVAGQQSLRQDRAILHSLPTGFSLDGERGIRDPLSMYGDVLGVDMHVLTAERTALKNLELCINRAHLSVEGMVATPYASGLSALVDDEVELGCACIDMGGGTTTISVFAEGKLVHSDAVSLGGHHVTTDLARGLSTRIEDAERLKVVHGSALPNAGDERDIITVPPIGEDDRDQPTHVPRALISRIVRARIEETLELIRDRIQRSGFSPIVGKRIVLTGGASQLTGLPEAARRILARNVRIGRPLGVSGLPTAAKGPAFSTAVGLMIYPQVAELEEHAVQGGMLSQLTGGNGRIARMGQWLKESF
- a CDS encoding cell division protein FtsQ/DivIB, with the protein product MLTLSVKKSRVRPVGPSEAEAGRVLPRPLRRVVRFLVSLAAGRIHIPRHTGSAATAIFLGATGLYGMSLGGHSQDFAQASTTAIGFAIEDVKVSGNRETSEIDILERLGLDGTTSLVALDVKDARTKLAELPWVQDVSVRKIYPGTIQITLKEREAFAIWQHGNDLSLIEKNGSVIAPLRDNKFSSLPLFVGRDAETAAAGFADEFDNWPEIKARVKAYIRVAGRRWDLRLDNGIVVKLPEHNVPRAMDVLATLEGEEGLLERDIAAVDLRLEDRTTVRLTEGALERRNAAVEQRAKDLKKAAKRT
- a CDS encoding D-alanine--D-alanine ligase; this translates as MSVKHVAVLMGGFSSERPVSLSSGNACADALEAVGYKVTRVDVGHDIASVLSELKPNVAFNALHGPFGEDGTIQGILEYLEIPYTHSGVLASALAMDKAQAKIVAKAAGIPIAEQRLMNRFDFTSAHPMKPPYVVKPVREGSSFGVVMVKEDQSHPPQIITSSEWRYGDAVMVERYIYGRELTCGVMGDVALGVTEVVPQGHAFYDYDSKYVKGGSKHVIPAQISPNIYQKVQTLALKAHQAIGCRGVSRSDFRYDDRFSENGELVWLEINTQPGMTPTSLVPEMAEHAGHAFGEFLKWMVEDASCLR
- the aqpZ gene encoding aquaporin Z, producing the protein MFKKLSAEFLGTFWLVFGGCGSAVLAAAFPEVGIGLLGVAFAFGLTVLTMAYAVGGISGGHFNPAVSVGLTVAGKFPASSLVPYIVAQVVGAIAAAAVLYLVASGKAGFVAGGFASNGYGELSPGGYSLTAALVIEVVLTAFFLIIILGSTHGRAPAGFAPIAIGLGLTLIHLVSIPVTNTSVNPARSTGVALFADTAALSQLWLFWVAPILGGVIGAVIWKVVGEDD
- the murB gene encoding UDP-N-acetylmuramate dehydrogenase, which produces MKTVDGAKLLASLGEGIKEVRGRLTPDAPMDRVTWFRAGGLAELMFHPHDVEDLATFLKLLPEEVPLTVTGVGSNLLVRDGGIPGVVIRLSAKGFGDVELAGENRIKAGGICPDKNIAAMALDHGIAGFEFYYGIPGSIGGALRMNAGANGGETKDLVVEVHAVDRKGSQHVLSNADMGYTYRHSAAPAGLIFTHAVFQGQAGDKEEIRAKMDAVRQHRETVQPIREKTGGSTFKNPEGHSAWKLIDEAGCRGMMIGGAQMSPMHCNFMINTGQATGYELEYLGETVRSRVLEHSGVMLQWEIKRLGKFMPGYEVKEFLGRATA
- the murC gene encoding UDP-N-acetylmuramate--L-alanine ligase → MKMPQSIGLVHFIGIGGIGMSGIAEVLHNLGHRVQGSDQSDSANVQRLRDKGIEVFVGHKAENLGDAEVVVVSTAIKKTNPELIAAREKLLPVVRRAEMLAELMRFRNAIAIGGTHGKTTTTSMVATLLEAGGLDPTVINGGIINAYGTNARMGEGEWMVVEADESDGTFLKLPADVAVVTNIDPEHLDHYGNFDAVRAAFRQFVENVPFYGFGVMCLDHPEVQAMVSRIEDRKVITYGENPQADVRFGNIRMDGATSVFDVEIRRRRTGQVISMKDLRLPMPGRHNVSNATGAIAVAQRLGIAPDAIAKGLASFGGVKRRFTFTGSWNGVNVYDDYGHHPVEIKAVLRAAREACSGRIVAVHQPHRYSRVASLFEEFAGCFNDADTILIAPVYAAGEDPIEGVSAEELVSRIKSGGHRDARFLAAPEGLAEIVAGIAKPGDFVVLLGAGSITYWAQALPKELAGISGEVA
- the murG gene encoding undecaprenyldiphospho-muramoylpentapeptide beta-N-acetylglucosaminyltransferase; the encoded protein is MTKGIVLLAAGGTGGHLFPAEALAHELKAGGWAVHLVTDSRAERFAGKFPADEIHIVPSATIGSKNPVSVARSLFTLWKGIRTARQLMARLKPKVVVGFGGYPTLPPLLAATGMGIPSMIHEQNAVMGRANKALAARVKAIAGGFLPETGGSYSDKTVTTGNPVRPAVLEAATIPYETSADGEFRLVVFGGSQGAQFFSKAIPSAIAAMEPADRARLKITQQARPEDRDEVVRSYADLGIPAEVSPFFTDMASRIGHAHLVVSRSGASTVSEVSVIGRPSILVPYPHALDHDQAANAAVLAAGGGAKVIAQSELSTERLSSIVSKAMHDPSGMAAMAANARKAGKPDAARLLASMVEAIAGGKTIAQFKGERP
- the ftsW gene encoding putative lipid II flippase FtsW gives rise to the protein MVSRAERGALADWFWTIDRFFLAAFILLMGLGFMLSFAASPAVAERLGLDSFHFVKRHAMFLLPAIAVMFGISFLSPRQVRRAAMILLVVSLAAMVLALFFGVEVKGSRRWISIGSFSIQPSEFMKPAFVVICAWLFAEHARQPEIPGNLFAIILFGIVAALLVAQPDLGQTILTAAVWGGMFFMAGMPWLWIIILGGAGVGGLLTAYTFLPHVAARIDKFMTGEGDTFQMDTAREAIIRGDWFGQGPGEGTVKRIIPDSHTDFIFSVAAEEFGIIFCMVIVLIFAFVVMRGLNHAFKERNDFTRFAVAGLVLQLGIQSMINIGVNLELLPAKGMTLPLISYGGSSMIAICVTAGFVLALTRHRPEKRASERSLFRGGIVAPAE